The following are encoded in a window of Sminthopsis crassicaudata isolate SCR6 chromosome 3, ASM4859323v1, whole genome shotgun sequence genomic DNA:
- the LOC141559875 gene encoding olfactory receptor 51A7-like, with translation MLALNTSEAQISAFQLIGIPGLEQFHIWISIPICLIYIISTVGNCIILILIKTESSLHEPMYYFLSMLAFSDLGLTFSSLPTMLKIFLFNITAISIDACIAQEFFIHTFTAMESSVLLIMSLDRFIAIHKPLRYSSILTTSRIIKIGLIFAIRCLILILPFPITLKRLTYCNKKLLSHAYCLHQDVLRLACSDNRVNVIYGFFVALIGMLDLAMISVSYILILKTVLGIASHQEQLKVFNTCVSHICAILIFYVPVVTLAIVHRFAKHSSPLIRILIANIYVLVPPLMNPIVYCVKTHQIREKIMRKVCLKKT, from the coding sequence ATGTTAGCTCTTAACACATCTGAAGCCCAGATATCCGCCTTTCAACTAATTGGGATCCCAGGGCTGGAGCAATTCCACATCTGGATATCCATCCCCATCTGTCTCATATACATCATTAGCACTGTGGGTAATTGTATCATCCTTATTCTTATCAAGACAGAGTCCTCACTCCATGAGCCTATGTACTATTTTCTCTCTATGCTTGCTTTTTCTGACCTTGGGCTAACCTTCTCTTCCTTGCCTACcatgttgaaaatttttttattcaacatCACAGCAATCTCCATTGATGCCTGTATCGCCCAGGAGTTCTTCATACACACCTTCACTGCCATGGAATCTTCAGTGCTTCTCATAATGTCCCTTGATCGTTTTATAGCCATCCACAAGCCCCTAAGATATAGTTCCATCCTCACCACCAGTAGAATCATCAAAATTGGATTGATATTTGCCATTCGATGTCTTATACTCATCCTCCCATTTCCTATCACTCTGAAGAGACTGACATATTGTAATAAAAAACTCCTCTCCCATGCCTATTGTCTCCACCAGGATGTTCTGAGACTGGCTTGCTCTGACAACAGGGTCAATGTTATCTATGGGTTTTTTGTTGCTCTCATAGGCATGCTGGACTTAGCAATGATTTCAGTATCTTACATCCTGATCCTGAAGACTGTTTTGGGCATTGCATCTCATCAAGAGCAATTAAAGGTTTTCAACACCTGTGTTTCCCATATCTGTGCTATACTCATTTTCTATGTTCCCGTTGTCACCCTGGCTATTGTCCACCGCTTTGCCAAACACAGCTCCCCTCTTATTAGAATACTGATTGCTAATATCTATGTTTTGGTTCCTCCACTGATGAATCCTATTGTGTATTGTGTGAAGACTCATCAAATCCGGGAGAAGATCATGAGAAAAGTATGTCTGAAAAAGACCTGA